One genomic region from Herpetosiphonaceae bacterium encodes:
- the upp gene encoding uracil phosphoribosyltransferase: protein MEQVYVSNHPLVQHKLTLLRRVETEPKKFRELVRELTQFLIYEATADLRLTDKEVQTPLAAYTGKEIGERIGLVPILRAGLGMVDPVLEMIPTVRVWHLGLYRDTKTLEPISYYNKLPPQADVDLCLILDPMLATAGSATAAVDVLKQWGAQRIKFLGLIAAPEGVRRLTEAHPDVPIHLAAIDERLNDHAYIVPGLGDAGDRQFGTG, encoded by the coding sequence GTGGAACAGGTCTATGTATCAAACCATCCGCTGGTTCAGCATAAGCTGACGCTGCTGCGGCGCGTCGAGACGGAGCCGAAGAAGTTTCGCGAGCTGGTGCGTGAGCTTACGCAATTTTTGATCTACGAGGCGACGGCGGATCTGCGTCTGACCGATAAAGAGGTACAAACGCCACTGGCGGCCTACACTGGCAAGGAGATTGGCGAGCGCATCGGGCTGGTGCCGATCCTGCGGGCCGGGCTGGGCATGGTCGATCCCGTGCTGGAGATGATCCCGACGGTGCGCGTGTGGCACCTGGGTCTTTACCGCGACACCAAAACGCTGGAGCCGATCTCGTACTACAACAAGCTGCCGCCTCAGGCGGATGTCGATCTGTGCCTGATCCTCGACCCGATGCTGGCGACCGCAGGCTCGGCCACGGCGGCGGTCGATGTGCTCAAGCAGTGGGGCGCGCAGCGGATCAAGTTCCTGGGGCTGATCGCCGCGCCGGAGGGCGTGCGGCGGCTCACCGAGGCGCATCCCGACGTGCCGATCCATCTGGCCGCGATCGACGAGCGCCTCAACGATCACGCCTACATCGTGCCCGGCCTCGGCGACGCGGGCGATCGACAGTTCGGCACGGGCTAG
- a CDS encoding ABC transporter permease subunit, whose protein sequence is MSWLSNANPVLVKELRGRMRGARAFVILTVFLLVLAIPTVLIYLSMAQTVRFDPFSAGQQIGKALFIGIVTIALIQIMIVVPGQAASALTSEKERETYDLLISTLLPPWKIIIGKLLAALAYAVLLIVAVIPFMAVSFFFGGVTLQEFLLALLGLLVTVILFGSIGILWSVIMRRSLAATIVTQATTVAVLLGIPFLMVVFAILFLSRPTEPEWTRSGVFLFLWLSFMSLHPFLALGSSEILLTEGQTDVLFSAERGNLFLLPTSGFRDGVNEMMLPQPWLLYTLEGLLISVVLVAISIRLLGPINDGPRRRRK, encoded by the coding sequence ATGAGCTGGCTGTCGAATGCTAATCCCGTGCTGGTGAAGGAACTGCGAGGGCGCATGCGCGGCGCGCGCGCCTTTGTGATCCTCACCGTGTTTTTGCTGGTGCTGGCGATCCCGACGGTCTTGATCTACCTGTCGATGGCGCAGACCGTGCGCTTCGATCCGTTCAGCGCCGGGCAGCAGATCGGCAAGGCGCTCTTCATCGGCATCGTCACGATCGCGCTGATCCAGATTATGATCGTCGTGCCGGGCCAGGCCGCAAGCGCGCTCACGTCGGAGAAAGAGCGCGAAACCTACGATCTGCTCATCTCGACGCTGCTGCCGCCCTGGAAGATCATCATCGGCAAGCTGCTGGCGGCGCTGGCCTACGCGGTGCTGTTGATCGTCGCGGTGATCCCGTTCATGGCCGTCTCGTTTTTCTTCGGCGGCGTCACGCTGCAAGAGTTTCTGCTGGCGCTGCTTGGCCTGCTCGTCACGGTGATCCTCTTTGGCTCGATCGGCATCCTGTGGTCGGTAATCATGCGCCGCAGCCTGGCCGCGACGATCGTCACCCAGGCGACGACCGTCGCGGTGCTGCTGGGCATTCCGTTTCTGATGGTCGTCTTTGCAATCCTGTTCCTGTCCCGCCCGACCGAGCCGGAGTGGACGCGCAGCGGTGTCTTTCTCTTCCTGTGGCTCAGCTTTATGTCGCTGCATCCGTTTCTGGCGCTGGGATCGAGCGAGATCTTGCTCACCGAGGGCCAGACCGATGTGCTCTTTTCGGCTGAGCGCGGCAATCTGTTTTTGTTGCCGACATCCGGCTTTCGCGACGGGGTTAACGAAATGATGCTGCCGCAGCCGTGGCTGCTGTACACCCTCGAAGGGCTGCTGATCAGCGTCGTGCTGGTGGCGATCAGCATCCGGCTGCTCGGCCCGATCAACGATGGTCCGCGTCGTCGCCGCAAATGA
- a CDS encoding ABC transporter ATP-binding protein has product MAAIVETRDLTKRYDSLVALDHLNLTIPEGAIYGFIGPNGAGKTTTMRILTALLKPTSGEARVAGHEVTRDPRAIRRLVGWMPDSFGVYDNMKAWEYLDFFAASYGVPEQRRKQQIEELLDLVDLSGKRDEYVMGLSRGMKQRLSLARTMAHDPRLLILDEPASGLDPRARIELRELLKELRSLGKTIMISSHILTELAEMCTHIGIIEAGRLLITGEVNQILASLQPHRTIEVHVLAEAERAQALLRQMPGVREVRLLEPAVQVAASDQQPIAAHSPADAQAALAEVLPGTSERTMLYVDFVGDDAALSAILHGLTAAGVPVVHFAGQVSDLEDIFMQVTRGVTQ; this is encoded by the coding sequence ATGGCAGCGATTGTTGAAACCCGCGATCTCACCAAGCGCTACGATAGCCTGGTGGCGCTCGATCATCTCAACCTGACGATCCCCGAAGGCGCGATCTACGGCTTCATCGGTCCCAACGGCGCGGGCAAGACCACCACGATGCGTATCCTGACCGCGCTGCTCAAGCCGACATCCGGCGAGGCTCGCGTTGCCGGGCACGAGGTCACGCGCGATCCTCGCGCGATCCGCCGTCTGGTCGGCTGGATGCCCGACTCGTTCGGCGTCTACGACAACATGAAGGCCTGGGAGTACCTCGATTTCTTCGCGGCCTCCTACGGCGTGCCTGAGCAGCGGCGCAAACAGCAGATCGAAGAGCTGCTCGATCTGGTCGATCTCAGCGGCAAGCGCGACGAGTATGTGATGGGCCTCAGCCGGGGCATGAAGCAGCGGCTCTCGCTGGCGCGCACGATGGCCCACGATCCGCGTCTGCTGATCCTCGACGAGCCTGCGTCGGGCCTCGATCCACGCGCGCGGATCGAGCTACGCGAGCTGCTGAAAGAGCTGCGCTCGCTGGGCAAGACGATCATGATCTCGTCGCATATTCTGACCGAGCTGGCCGAGATGTGTACGCATATCGGGATTATCGAGGCCGGCAGGCTGCTGATCACCGGCGAGGTCAACCAGATCCTCGCGTCGCTCCAGCCGCATCGCACGATCGAGGTGCATGTGCTGGCCGAGGCGGAGCGCGCGCAGGCGTTGCTGCGTCAGATGCCGGGCGTTCGCGAGGTCCGGCTGCTGGAGCCAGCCGTCCAGGTAGCCGCGTCGGATCAGCAGCCAATCGCCGCACATAGCCCAGCCGATGCGCAGGCGGCGCTGGCCGAGGTACTGCCCGGCACCTCGGAGCGGACGATGCTTTACGTCGATTTTGTCGGCGATGATGCGGCCTTGAGCGCGATCTTGCATGGCCTGACGGCAGCCGGTGTGCCGGTGGTTCACTTCGCCGGTCAGGTCAGCGATCTGGAAGATATTTTTATGCAGGTGACACGCGGAGTAACGCAATGA
- a CDS encoding PH domain-containing protein gives MAKVNIRPDQDERFIYIAHRHWVALLIRGLFPALFTLGSALVFVLRTLSSEPDFFGQAPPLLDPINLMLVLVALISFAIIAYIWLDWRNDHLIISNKRIIHEDRTLWLSYIYETIPLEQIQNVNVRMENVFQYTLKYGRIDIQAAGPTEPIVFLRVERPAEVQRQILGEVQREKRHQEERRLAATIARRLDPQATVPLRPPPPISQRATTLPSALQSLLPFGPIIQNGIVTWHRHWIVLLKNMIVPIVAFLVWLLLLYLIPRYGLMEPGTMVVVLGLLLVVIGVLVYWQYEDWRNDIYVLEPSKIIDIQRLPFGLYESRREATLGVIQNVNARSPNVIAKLLGYGDVLIETAGAAGNFTFDNVPDPDQVQRIVFEYRERFKWQQREREWNNTLDIVELYQRMHQRGNSPQP, from the coding sequence ATGGCGAAGGTAAACATCCGCCCGGATCAGGACGAGCGGTTCATCTACATCGCGCATCGTCACTGGGTTGCGCTGCTGATCCGCGGTCTGTTTCCCGCGCTGTTCACGCTGGGTAGCGCGCTGGTGTTTGTGCTCCGCACGCTCAGCAGCGAGCCGGATTTTTTTGGACAGGCTCCGCCGCTGCTCGATCCGATCAATCTGATGCTCGTTCTGGTAGCGCTGATCTCGTTCGCGATCATCGCGTATATCTGGCTCGACTGGCGCAACGATCATTTGATCATCTCCAACAAGCGGATTATTCACGAAGATCGCACGCTGTGGCTGTCGTATATCTACGAGACGATCCCGCTGGAGCAGATCCAAAATGTGAACGTGCGCATGGAAAACGTGTTCCAGTACACGCTCAAGTACGGGCGGATCGATATCCAGGCGGCGGGGCCGACCGAGCCGATTGTGTTTTTGCGCGTCGAGCGACCAGCCGAGGTCCAGCGGCAGATCCTGGGCGAGGTCCAGCGCGAGAAGCGTCATCAGGAGGAGCGGCGGCTGGCCGCGACGATTGCGCGGCGTCTCGATCCGCAGGCCACGGTGCCGCTCAGGCCGCCGCCGCCGATCTCTCAGCGCGCCACCACGCTGCCGAGCGCGCTCCAATCGCTGCTGCCCTTTGGGCCGATCATCCAGAACGGGATCGTCACCTGGCATCGTCATTGGATTGTGCTGCTGAAGAACATGATCGTGCCGATCGTGGCCTTTCTGGTCTGGCTGCTGCTGCTGTATCTCATTCCACGCTACGGCCTCATGGAGCCAGGCACGATGGTTGTGGTGCTCGGCCTGCTGCTGGTGGTGATCGGCGTCTTAGTCTACTGGCAGTACGAAGACTGGCGCAACGATATTTATGTCCTTGAGCCGAGCAAGATTATCGATATTCAACGGCTGCCGTTTGGCCTGTATGAGAGTCGGCGCGAGGCTACGCTGGGCGTGATCCAGAACGTCAACGCGCGCAGCCCCAACGTGATCGCGAAGCTGCTGGGCTACGGCGATGTGCTGATCGAGACGGCGGGCGCTGCCGGTAACTTTACCTTCGACAACGTGCCCGATCCGGATCAGGTGCAGCGGATCGTCTTTGAGTACCGCGAGCGCTTCAAGTGGCAGCAGCGCGAGCGCGAGTGGAACAACACGCTCGATATTGTCGAGTTGTACCAGCGGATGCACCAGCGCGGGAACTCCCCTCAACCTTAG
- a CDS encoding lysophospholipid acyltransferase family protein gives MNLYYTGWYYLLRAVVPTAIYMKVRGLENIPRTGPCLLVGNHLSMIDPMCLLAYAPRHVHFMTKAELFDQWPLSVLLPPGDPIKVHRGRADRHALRLAEQYLKQGEPVAIYAEGTRARSGMAQEARAGVVYLAQRTNAPIVPVAISGTERVFSKRFPWYRRTRAQMTIGEPFLLSDLGEVTRQNRDLLAQQVMARVADLLPPGYRGVYRARLAPDTMREAGVLPPPAADAEGEEQAQPIEAAATTDRNG, from the coding sequence ATGAATCTGTATTACACCGGCTGGTACTATCTGTTGCGCGCCGTGGTTCCGACCGCGATCTACATGAAGGTGCGTGGGCTGGAGAACATTCCCAGAACCGGCCCGTGCCTGCTGGTCGGCAACCATCTCAGCATGATCGATCCGATGTGTCTGCTGGCATACGCGCCCCGGCATGTGCATTTTATGACCAAGGCCGAACTCTTCGATCAGTGGCCGCTGAGCGTGCTCTTGCCGCCTGGCGATCCGATCAAGGTTCATCGTGGCCGCGCCGACCGCCACGCGCTGCGGCTGGCGGAGCAGTACCTCAAGCAGGGTGAGCCCGTGGCGATCTATGCCGAGGGCACTCGTGCCAGGTCGGGGATGGCCCAGGAGGCGCGCGCGGGCGTCGTCTATCTGGCCCAGCGCACCAACGCGCCGATCGTGCCCGTGGCGATCAGCGGCACCGAGCGGGTGTTTAGCAAGCGCTTTCCCTGGTATCGTCGCACGCGCGCGCAGATGACGATCGGCGAGCCGTTTCTGCTCTCGGATCTCGGCGAGGTGACGCGCCAGAATCGCGATCTGCTCGCGCAGCAGGTCATGGCGCGCGTGGCCGACCTGCTGCCGCCGGGCTATCGCGGCGTGTATCGCGCGCGGCTCGCTCCCGATACCATGCGTGAGGCCGGGGTCTTGCCCCCGCCCGCCGCAGACGCCGAAGGCGAGGAGCAGGCGCAGCCGATCGAGGCCGCCGCGACGACCGATCGCAACGGCTAG
- a CDS encoding carbohydrate kinase family protein: MGSQPSIVVIGGASLDIKGRLRRDFIPGTSNAAAIQISVGGVGRNLAENLARLGTSVALISAICADDFGRAIVQQTEAAGVDMRYMIVTNEQRSSSYIAILSHDGSLLAGLDDSSAGRAISAEYIREHAALLENADMVAIDANVARPTAETILAICEAARVPVAFEPVAFGLADRYRQQVGRFYLVTPNELEAEALSGLPVRDVATATAAAQKLVSLGVDVVLISLAGEGIVYASADEVGHLPSIPVEIVDPTGAGDALAATVIYGLTHHIPLAESVQLGQIAATVTLKSPETVAPEISLDYLYAQLEM; this comes from the coding sequence TTGGGCAGCCAACCATCCATCGTTGTTATTGGCGGCGCGTCGCTTGATATTAAAGGGCGGCTGCGGCGCGACTTTATTCCTGGCACCTCAAATGCGGCAGCTATTCAGATTAGCGTGGGCGGTGTTGGCCGCAACCTGGCCGAAAACCTGGCGCGGCTGGGCACCTCTGTCGCGCTGATCTCCGCCATCTGCGCCGACGACTTCGGACGCGCGATCGTGCAGCAGACCGAGGCGGCGGGCGTCGACATGCGCTATATGATCGTCACCAACGAGCAGCGATCGTCGAGCTATATCGCCATCCTGAGCCACGACGGCAGCCTGCTGGCCGGGCTGGATGATAGCTCGGCTGGCCGTGCGATCAGCGCCGAGTATATCCGCGAGCACGCGGCGCTGCTGGAAAACGCCGATATGGTGGCGATCGACGCCAACGTCGCGCGTCCCACCGCCGAGACGATCCTGGCGATCTGCGAGGCCGCGCGCGTGCCCGTCGCCTTCGAGCCGGTCGCGTTTGGACTGGCCGATCGATACCGGCAGCAGGTAGGCCGCTTCTACCTTGTTACGCCCAACGAGCTTGAGGCCGAGGCGCTCTCCGGCCTGCCCGTCCGCGATGTCGCCACCGCGACCGCTGCGGCACAAAAGCTGGTGTCGCTCGGCGTGGATGTGGTGCTGATCAGCCTGGCGGGCGAGGGCATCGTCTATGCCTCGGCGGATGAGGTCGGCCATCTGCCGAGCATTCCCGTCGAGATCGTCGATCCGACCGGCGCGGGCGATGCGCTGGCGGCGACGGTGATCTATGGGCTGACACATCATATTCCGCTGGCCGAATCGGTGCAGCTTGGGCAGATTGCCGCGACGGTGACGCTCAAGTCGCCGGAGACGGTCGCGCCAGAGATTAGCCTCGATTATTTGTACGCACAGCTTGAGATGTAG
- a CDS encoding SPFH domain-containing protein, with product MYRLLPNLLLLLMLLFLLPVYAVTQSQTVLLLGIALLGAGFILVYTNQPRAIQVLAALTAVLSFVGVAFWGRLLTGSTNGGYCFVGAWILLLAAISVLLFQRAVFVERGQIIVINQLPENRALVWTEGLHRPLKPVVERRAAALPSYELDLEFFIENLNTKSLYNVDSVKVLVRYRVEQPREVVFCFPNREQACEQLARERGEPSPTDTDEQVAFWSELIRRQMLLEVEQSVRTEIANVTGPTDVAQDRETHARHTRQRLQNSVARWGIRVLDFRLLDVKISEYSIKLKYRDHRIRREVEDAQRLAEIRAKEVQAIGEAQAQATARLVAEMVRTLQQQGTTLTTNDIERIVITAMQRMSDHQQLSGFFRDVAQTSAPGSSQSTAPPSTNNPNQPPGS from the coding sequence ATGTATCGTCTGTTGCCTAATCTGCTGCTGCTGCTGATGCTCCTCTTCCTGCTGCCGGTGTATGCGGTCACGCAGAGCCAGACGGTGCTGCTGTTGGGCATCGCGCTGCTGGGAGCAGGCTTTATTCTGGTCTATACCAATCAGCCGCGAGCGATCCAGGTACTGGCCGCGCTGACCGCCGTGCTCTCCTTCGTCGGCGTCGCGTTCTGGGGCCGTCTGCTGACGGGAAGCACCAACGGCGGCTACTGCTTCGTCGGCGCGTGGATTCTGCTGCTGGCGGCGATCAGCGTGTTGCTCTTCCAGCGCGCGGTGTTCGTCGAGCGCGGCCAGATCATCGTGATCAATCAACTGCCCGAAAATCGCGCGCTGGTCTGGACCGAGGGCCTGCATCGTCCGCTCAAGCCAGTTGTCGAGCGCCGGGCGGCGGCGCTGCCGTCGTATGAGCTGGACCTGGAGTTCTTCATCGAAAATCTAAACACCAAATCGCTCTACAACGTCGATAGCGTCAAGGTGCTGGTCCGCTACCGTGTCGAACAGCCCCGCGAGGTGGTCTTTTGCTTTCCCAACCGCGAGCAGGCCTGCGAGCAGCTTGCCAGAGAGCGCGGCGAGCCCAGCCCGACCGATACCGATGAGCAAGTCGCCTTCTGGTCCGAGCTAATCCGCCGCCAGATGCTGCTTGAGGTCGAGCAGAGCGTGCGCACCGAGATCGCCAATGTCACCGGGCCGACGGACGTGGCCCAGGATCGCGAAACCCACGCGCGGCATACGCGCCAGCGGTTGCAAAACTCGGTGGCGCGCTGGGGCATCAGGGTGCTCGATTTCCGGCTGCTGGATGTCAAGATCAGCGAATATAGCATCAAGCTCAAGTATCGCGATCATCGGATTCGGCGCGAGGTGGAGGATGCCCAGCGGCTGGCAGAGATCCGGGCGAAAGAGGTCCAGGCGATCGGCGAGGCGCAGGCGCAGGCTACCGCCCGCCTTGTGGCCGAGATGGTCCGCACGCTGCAACAGCAGGGCACCACGCTGACGACCAACGATATTGAGCGGATCGTGATTACGGCGATGCAGCGCATGTCGGATCATCAGCAGCTCAGCGGCTTCTTCCGCGATGTCGCCCAGACCAGCGCGCCGGGCTCGTCGCAGTCGACAGCGCCGCCGAGCACCAATAACCCGAATCAGCCGCCTGGTTCCTGA
- the fmt gene encoding methionyl-tRNA formyltransferase: MRVLFLGTPAFAALPLRALVAAGHEVVGVVTQPDRPAGRSRTPQAPPVKVAAVELGLPVLQPATLRDPAMVERLRAFQPEVGVVAAYGEILRKDMLDIPPLGYLNIHPSLLPLYRGPTPVAAAILAGDEITGVSIIRLVRAMDAGPIVAQATLPMPPDARSGPLTDELFTIGSQLLVGVLPLYASGELQPQPQDEHQATYCTLLRKEDGLLDWTLPALVIERAIRAYDPWPGAFTLWQGQPLKIGAARVDADWPGGALPGTVLDAPTLRVATGSGALEILEVQPAGKRQMAGLDWLRGQRGLVGQRLGASVEPA; this comes from the coding sequence ATGCGTGTACTCTTTTTGGGAACGCCCGCGTTCGCCGCGCTCCCGCTCCGAGCGCTCGTCGCCGCCGGTCACGAGGTCGTCGGCGTCGTGACACAGCCGGATCGACCTGCTGGCCGCTCCAGAACGCCGCAAGCGCCGCCGGTCAAAGTGGCAGCCGTCGAGCTTGGGCTGCCGGTGTTGCAGCCCGCGACGCTGCGCGATCCCGCTATGGTGGAGCGCCTGCGCGCGTTCCAGCCCGAAGTCGGCGTGGTGGCGGCCTACGGCGAGATTCTCCGCAAGGATATGCTGGACATTCCGCCGCTCGGCTACCTCAACATTCATCCATCGCTGCTGCCGCTCTATCGCGGCCCGACGCCCGTCGCCGCCGCCATTCTCGCGGGCGATGAGATCACCGGCGTGTCGATCATCCGCCTGGTGCGGGCGATGGACGCCGGGCCGATCGTCGCCCAGGCCACGCTGCCGATGCCGCCGGATGCTCGCAGCGGGCCGCTCACCGACGAGCTTTTCACCATCGGATCGCAGCTTCTGGTCGGCGTCTTACCCCTGTACGCCAGCGGCGAGCTTCAGCCGCAGCCCCAGGATGAGCACCAGGCGACCTACTGTACGCTGCTGCGCAAAGAGGACGGGCTGCTCGACTGGACGCTGCCTGCGCTGGTGATCGAGCGGGCGATTCGCGCCTACGATCCGTGGCCGGGAGCGTTTACCCTCTGGCAGGGACAGCCGCTCAAAATCGGCGCGGCGCGGGTCGATGCCGACTGGCCCGGCGGGGCGCTGCCCGGAACCGTGCTCGACGCGCCCACGCTGCGCGTTGCGACCGGCAGCGGCGCGCTTGAGATTCTGGAGGTGCAGCCCGCCGGGAAGCGCCAGATGGCGGGCCTGGACTGGCTGCGCGGCCAGCGTGGCCTGGTGGGACAGCGCCTCGGCGCATCGGTCGAGCCAGCCTAG
- a CDS encoding PAS domain S-box protein, with protein sequence MSTEPPLSLEPEVSALRQRVAELEQQLQERAAAEATLRDSERCYRQMFERNRTIKLMIDPQDGTIIDANPAACRFYGYSLEQIRQMKISQINMLPPEEVAAEMARAESEQRNYFLFPHRLASGEIRQVEVQSGPVELGAQRFLYSVIHDITDRVRAEAERAQLQDQIIQVQSAMLAELSTPLIPISDQVVVLPLIGTIDAQRAQQVIEALLHGIEAHRAEVAIIDITGVSDVDTHVANTLMQAARAVRLLGAQIVLTGIRPEVAQTLVGLGLNLNGLVTLSTLQSGIAFAVRR encoded by the coding sequence ATGAGCACAGAGCCCCCCCTATCATTAGAGCCAGAGGTGAGCGCGCTACGGCAGCGCGTTGCAGAGCTTGAGCAGCAGTTGCAGGAGCGAGCGGCAGCCGAGGCGACGCTGCGCGACAGCGAGCGATGCTACCGCCAGATGTTCGAGCGCAACCGGACGATCAAGCTCATGATCGATCCGCAGGACGGCACGATCATCGATGCCAATCCCGCCGCGTGCCGCTTCTACGGCTATAGCCTGGAGCAGATTCGGCAGATGAAGATTAGCCAGATCAACATGCTGCCGCCCGAAGAGGTTGCAGCAGAGATGGCCCGCGCCGAATCCGAGCAGCGCAACTACTTTTTGTTTCCCCATCGCCTGGCCTCCGGCGAGATCCGCCAGGTCGAGGTACAGTCCGGCCCGGTCGAGCTTGGCGCGCAGCGCTTCCTCTACTCCGTGATCCACGATATTACCGATCGCGTGCGCGCCGAGGCGGAGCGCGCCCAGCTCCAAGATCAGATCATTCAAGTCCAGTCGGCGATGCTGGCCGAGCTATCCACGCCGCTAATCCCGATCAGCGATCAGGTGGTGGTGCTGCCGCTGATCGGCACGATCGATGCCCAGCGCGCCCAGCAGGTGATCGAGGCGCTGCTCCACGGTATCGAAGCGCACCGCGCAGAGGTGGCGATCATCGATATTACCGGCGTGTCCGATGTCGATACGCATGTCGCCAACACGCTGATGCAGGCCGCACGCGCGGTGCGGCTGCTTGGCGCGCAGATCGTGCTGACCGGCATTCGTCCCGAAGTCGCGCAGACGCTCGTGGGACTGGGCTTGAATCTCAACGGCCTCGTCACGCTGAGCACGCTGCAAAGCGGCATCGCCTTCGCCGTGCGACGATAG
- a CDS encoding DUF6624 domain-containing protein — MNEQLRAELLQMQAEDLATRRELIEAGELYGPHLPKDWYHPRMAAVHRKNNARMSEILEQYGWPGEGLVGAEGGQAAWRIVQHAILDHDLQQRALPLLEAAVKAGEAPAQQWAMLTDRVLMESGQPQIYGSIFVGDEHGGIVPWTLADPDTVDARRASVGLAPLSDHADSLRRRVGVEQAVQQTAQAKTHKSAPEP; from the coding sequence ATGAACGAGCAACTTCGTGCTGAGTTATTACAGATGCAGGCCGAAGATCTTGCCACACGTCGAGAGCTTATCGAAGCGGGCGAGCTGTATGGGCCGCATCTGCCTAAAGACTGGTACCATCCCCGTATGGCCGCCGTGCATCGGAAGAATAACGCGCGCATGAGCGAAATATTGGAACAATACGGCTGGCCGGGCGAAGGTCTGGTCGGAGCCGAGGGAGGCCAGGCCGCCTGGCGGATCGTACAGCATGCCATTCTCGACCACGATCTCCAACAGCGGGCCTTACCCTTGCTGGAAGCAGCGGTCAAGGCAGGAGAAGCGCCAGCCCAGCAGTGGGCCATGCTGACGGATCGCGTGCTCATGGAGTCCGGCCAGCCGCAGATCTACGGCTCGATCTTCGTGGGCGATGAGCACGGCGGCATCGTACCGTGGACGCTGGCCGACCCGGACACCGTGGATGCGCGCCGAGCCAGCGTTGGCTTAGCGCCGCTCAGCGACCACGCAGACAGCCTGCGACGGCGTGTTGGCGTCGAGCAAGCAGTTCAGCAGACGGCGCAGGCAAAGACACACAAGAGCGCGCCGGAACCATAG
- a CDS encoding acyl-CoA dehydrogenase yields the protein MDFQLTEDQIFIRKAARDFAEKAIKPTAAERDHDRIWPAELVKQMGQLGFMGIAVSEEYGGSGLDYISYAIVIEELSRVDASLGVIASVNNSLVCYGLEKFGNEQQKQEILAPLASGERLGAFSLSEPGAGSDAAAQKTTAVRDGDYYVINGIKNWVTNGPHADTILLMAMTDPGKGSKGITCFIVDTHQPGVSVVKNEDKLGIRSAHSAQMAYDNYRVHKDRILGEEGMGFKVALTILNAGRIGIAAQAVGIAQGAFEAARDYAKIREQFGQPIAQFQAVGFTLADMATRIKASRLLTWEAASRKDRGDDYVEAASMAKVFASETAMWTATKAVQVFGSNGYSKEYPVERFFRDAKITEIYEGTSEIQRLVISRELLKES from the coding sequence ATGGACTTTCAGTTGACCGAAGACCAGATATTTATTCGCAAAGCGGCGCGCGACTTTGCCGAGAAGGCGATCAAGCCGACCGCCGCCGAGCGCGATCACGACCGGATCTGGCCCGCCGAGCTGGTCAAGCAGATGGGCCAGCTTGGCTTTATGGGTATCGCCGTCAGCGAGGAGTATGGCGGATCGGGCCTTGACTATATCTCATACGCGATCGTGATCGAGGAGCTGTCGCGCGTGGATGCCTCGCTGGGCGTGATCGCCTCGGTCAATAACTCGCTGGTCTGCTATGGCCTGGAAAAGTTCGGCAACGAGCAGCAGAAGCAGGAGATTCTCGCGCCGCTGGCCTCAGGCGAGCGGCTCGGCGCGTTTTCGCTGAGCGAGCCGGGCGCAGGCTCCGACGCCGCCGCGCAGAAGACAACTGCGGTCAGGGACGGCGACTACTACGTGATCAACGGCATCAAAAACTGGGTCACGAATGGCCCGCACGCCGACACGATCCTGCTGATGGCGATGACCGATCCGGGCAAAGGCTCCAAAGGCATCACCTGCTTCATCGTCGACACGCACCAGCCGGGCGTCAGCGTCGTCAAGAACGAGGATAAGCTCGGCATTCGCTCGGCGCACTCGGCGCAGATGGCCTACGATAACTATCGCGTTCACAAAGATCGTATCCTGGGCGAGGAGGGCATGGGCTTCAAGGTTGCCCTGACGATCCTCAACGCGGGCCGCATCGGCATCGCCGCGCAGGCGGTCGGCATTGCCCAGGGCGCGTTCGAGGCCGCGCGCGACTACGCCAAGATCCGCGAGCAGTTCGGCCAGCCGATCGCGCAGTTCCAGGCGGTCGGCTTTACGCTGGCCGACATGGCGACGCGCATCAAGGCGTCGCGGCTGCTGACCTGGGAGGCGGCATCGCGCAAAGATCGCGGCGACGACTACGTCGAGGCGGCGTCGATGGCAAAGGTCTTTGCCTCCGAGACGGCGATGTGGACGGCGACCAAGGCGGTGCAGGTCTTTGGCTCGAACGGCTACTCCAAGGAATACCCCGTCGAGCGCTTCTTCCGCGACGCCAAGATCACCGAGATCTACGAGGGAACCAGCGAGATCCAACGTCTGGTGATCAGCCGCGAGCTGTTGAAAGAATCCTGA